atcttggtgaaCGGTTCTCCAGCGGGCTTCTTTAACTCCTCTCGTGGGTTGAGACAGGGAGATCCGCTATCGCCATTACTCTTCCTATTTGTCATGGAAGCTCTCAGTATGATGATTGTAGGTCTTGTGGAAGGCGACTCTCTCCACGGTTTCCCGATGGGGAATGGTTCtcttaatatttctcatttgttgtttgttgaTGACACTCTTATATTCTGTGGAGCAAATTTAGGGCATATTCAATCTTTGAGGGCTCTACTTCTTTATTTCGAAGTCGTTTCAGGTTTGAAAGTTAATCTGTCAAAATTTGAGATGGTGCCAGTGGGTAATGTTCCTGATGTGGCAACTCTAGCTTCTCTCTTGGGATGTAAGGTATCTTCTCTACCCCTTCAATATCTTGGATTACAATTGGGTGTCTCCTTCAAATCAAAGCAAATTTGGAATCCTGTGGTTGAAAAGGTGGAGCGTAGGTTGGCATCTTGGAAGAAgttgtatttatcgaaaggtggtaggcttacattgattaaaagtactctctctaacctacccacctattttttgtcgTTGTTCCCACTCCCAGCAAAGATTGCCAACCGTATTGAGAAGTTACAACGtaatttcttgtggagtggttTGGAGGATGAGTTCAAGTTCCATCTAGTCAATTGGAACACGGTATGCATTCCAGTTTCTGGGGGTGGTTTGGGTATTCATAATATGACgaaattcaaccaagctttATTGGataaatggttgtggcggtaCCAACAAGAACCGGGGGTTTTGTGGAAGTTTGTCATTGATGCACAGGTTGGGGAAGCATGGGGTGGTTagtgctcgaatgaggtacgtGGTTCCCATGGGGTAGGgttgtggaaaaacattaggaAGGGTTGGGAGACTTTTAGGAGACAGACAAATACTGTTGTGGGTGATAGCTCTCgcatcagattttggcatgataaatAGTGTGGTGAACGTTGTCTCAAAGACACCTTTCCCGCTATTTTTGAGTTAGCACGAGTAAAGGATGCAGCGAAAGCAGACCTTTTGGCTTTTTCTAATGGCtccccctcaatggaatgtggACTTCACtagggcagcccaagattgggagttggaggttATTTCAGACTTCTACGCAGCTTTGTATTCAGTACGTATGACCGAGGGTATGATGGATAGGATGTTTTGGAGCCCTTCCAAAAAAGGTAAATTTACGGTCCGATCATTTCACAAAGTTTGATTGAACCGAGGTAGGCtctcattcccatggaagagcatctGGTAGACCAAAACTCCTtcaaaagcagttttttttgtttggacaacaGCTTTGGACAAAATTCTCACCATGAATAATCTCAGGAGACGTCGATTAATGGTATtagattggtgttatatgtgtaagaaagatggtAAATCTATTGATCATTTGTTTCTACATTACGAGGTGGCTAGGACCctgtgggatgatttttttacaGGACTTGGTTTATCATGGGTTATGCCCGGCAGATTGTTGGACTTTCTAGCATGCTATAGAGGCCTTCGAGGAAATAcacaagttgcagcaatatggaaAATGGTCTCTATATGTAtttgttggtgtatttggcggGAGCGAAATGACAGAAGCTTTGAAAACCAAGAGAGAACAATAGAGgagctgaaagtttttttttttttaaaacattgttttcttgggtgggggctattgtttgtaatggactcaatgtccatgactttcttctttcaattGTACATTATAGAtaggtatttctcatgtatacttcctgtgtacttgggctttgcctatcattatgaataaaacttcttgattacttaaaaatatttatatatatatatatatatatatattcccttaCAAGCATAggcaaaactaaaataaaatcacttcatTACAAATTCAGGAACCCATCCACACATACATGAGCTGCAACACTAAAGtctaaaataaagaatatacgTGTAAATTCTAGTGTGAATCCATTCAAAGGAATGAATGCAATCATTAATTGCTTTGTTAATTTCTCATTCTCAGAGAACTACTAAATTACAAAATTGATTAAATCTAATCTCACACTTCatacaaaacttaaaattcatcCAATAGAGGACAAGCACACACACAAATAAGAGAGAGGTACCATTTGAAGTTAACAATACCTGTCCTGTATTTCGGCTAATAGATGCATGCTCTTTTAGGAGTGCTTGCTCACCAGAACCAACACCCTCTTCCAAGTCTAGTCTTGTGCGATCAAACTCTCTAAAATCCTCAAGAAGTGAAGCGTGTTCCTTCTTAGCTCTAAGGCTGGAGCGAAGACGATAAAACTCCTGCACTTCAATCATGTCTAACTAAAAGTTGGTGTCTGATAGGTTAAATCTAAGTAAATAAACACTATAACGTATAGCAAACAGAATTCCCAATTGATTAATAACATTTACAGAAAAACTAATAATGAGAAATAGATAAGCTGCTTCTGTGTCCCCTACAGCATGAGGCCAAgctcaaaaacaaaattcttcTTAATATAGGGGGTTTTATGAAGCTTAAGAAGGTGCAATTGGTCAACcataatagttaaattaaataGCCACCAATCTTCACTTTCCAGTAAACTCAGAACAAATACTGTTTAAGTTATTCTCTCTCCTTCTTTCAAACAGAGATCCAGGGCAGAATAGATGCATGTGTTACAACAACATAAGAACAGGCCCTACGAGTTCTTAATCCTCTTGCTGTTGATTTTGGTGAGGAGGGTGCTTATAGCCCTATGATTTACCCCTCAAGACAGCAGAAAGCACATGAAAGACAAAAaggacaaaagaaaaagatagtgTAACCTTTTTGAAGCAATGCAAAAAAACTTCAAGACCCCTTACACAACAGCAAAAGCCCCTACTACAAAGTTTGattcaaattcattttaaatgatCCAGCTAAACATCAAATAAGAAGCCACGCTACCTGAGTGAGATCTTGCAGAATCTCCTGATGCCTAGTCAACGTGTGAGAAACCATTTCTGTTCCCCCTGATGATACCCAAGCTTGCATCTGTGAATTAACTTGCTGTAGCTGTTTTAACAGTCGATCTATCCCAgattcaagatcattctctgAAGTATCATTTTTTGCAGGGACCTTTGTAGAAACTGCTTTACGATATGAATTCATTTGCTCATCCAACTGAGCTTCAAGCTTCCGAGCCTACAATTacatatgaataaaatattcagTGGAGGAAATTGCATTTACTACCTAGCATGAATTAGGTGAGACCGGAAAGTGTACACAAAAAAACCGTAAAGTATTCCCTGTTCAAtagatgtaaatattttaaatggcaTGTCCAATGACAAATGGAGAACAGGCTGAAGGAACAGTTGTACAGAAAAGTGCTCGCAGAAACCCCTCCATAAGCTTATGCAATCAAAACAAAGCGTCTTCTGAAGTTTGCATGTTCTgtgattgcattttttttttttttataatcgaTTGCATTTCATATTGGAATCAGATACCATCTCTCATGGTCTACATATTCAACCATCAAAGACAATCTTCTACGCACCATCTAAACCTAACCGTTACCTATAAATTTCTAATACATCTGCAACTAgcaattcatttattttcaaaccgACCCATTTACTATGTATTATTTGATTGACTAATCCTTATATTGGAATGATGTTTTGGCAATTCCTCACGGGGGATGGACCAAGATAATTTTGAATCGGAGCTCTAGACGCTTCATTCCCTGCAAATAACTAAAACTAATGCGACTCATAAATTATCTGCCTCgcgattttattaaaataactaCATCATcccttgaagaaaaatatataatttcttcgTTATATGCTTCATCTcacaaacttaaaaataaataataaaaaaaaatgagtcgtAAAATAAGGTATAACAAGTTGGTTTCAAACATGCATATTTCCCGATCAGAAGAACCTCCAATTCCGGCTGCCGACAAACCGAAGGAAACAAAAGCAAACgttttaagataaatttttcttatcatcACATAATTCCGATTTTTCTTATCGTCTACGATGATCTTTCAACAAGCAAACATgattttaagagaaatttgaaAGGATGAGAACCGATCGGACCTGTTTGCGAAGGGCATCCCATGAGCTCGGCACATCCATCATTCCTCCAAATTCTCTTATCTGTGGAAAATTCTGGAACGTACTCCGGTTCCTCCTCCTCGTCCTCTTTCTTCTCCGGAGGGATTTGGTCTTGAAGGGGTTGTTTGGCGACAATTGACAAGGACAGATCCTCTGCTTTTCTTAACGGCAATTTGGCACTCAGATCGGCAGATCCTAACCAACAGAGTGATTGCGTGTTCCTAAATTTTCAGAATAAATACTATTTCCCTTTTAATCGTTATAGTTTCGTGACTTCGTCGTTTTCTAATCGGATAGCTAATCCAGAAAAATGCAATATAACAAACGAAAATGCTCACGACACGGGTGATTTCACGGACGCCTGGCAACGAACAAACagtatcatttaaaaaattaaaattaaaattgcaaatagtatttaattttgttcgtaaatttattctgtttttcttaaatgtattgatcttgtaaattttaaaatcgtaaatataatttttctaatagttataattttaaattttaatggcAATTTGGCACTTAgatattgattaaatttttttggaaccaaaacttcatttcataaaaacttttacATAACTTTTCTTTCAAGATAATAGAAATAATCTCGAAAGGACCCTCCTCTAACTACACTCTCTCCCAATCTATTTTCATAGCTAACTATGCTACCATATGAGCAGCCTTATTATTAGATTTATAGATAAAAGAAAGCCGCCGTCGAGGAAACAAATCCATCGTCTGTTTTAtatcatcttatatcatctattcccctcccccctcccaaaaatccAGAACTATCATCTATATTAGAGTTAACAGCATCAAAGTAGTATGCTCTTTCAATTGTCAAAGTAATATTCATTCTAATAAATGTTGGTAATGTTCCTTCTGACACTGTCAAACCAGTAAATATATAGTGTTACGTTAATGttgagcataaaatatttgattatttatgcATGTCTGTGTCTGCCCGTAAAATTGGCAAAGTTACAAATTACAACGTTATTGCATTTTATATCCaaagtattaaaatttatagattacattcttaatttattaaaaacgaAACTTTATGAATTTTGTCTCCCAGCTTCCAAAAAAGGAGAGGTATTTTGAAATACCTCATGtttttaattcttcttcttcacttcttctccTCCTTACCAGCCTTCGAACCACGGTTCTAGTGGAAGAAGCTACGCAAATACGTGCCAGTTACCACCGTAGTACGAGTAAGGCTGGTGCCAGCACATTGGTTATTTCATTATTTGTACGGTAAGTATATTCTAACTCAGCCTGCTAGTTCTATTCTCTGTAACCATTGAGAATGTGGGCTAGTCATGGGCTTTTGTTCTTCCTATTGGTTGGtttaaatatacaaatacaAAGCCCATGAAACTTCTATTCGAATTTAATTTATCAGTATAAATCATcgcatttttttaatgtacatGATTCAATATAGATTCAATATTGAGGGTGAAAATATATGGAATATATTGATGGATTAAAgtgtaaattataaatttttgtacttttaaaaaaatggtagtgtgtgaatgaaaaataaatatttttccaaattaattttgataattctaCTAACCTATTTATACTGGATTATGTACAAAACAAATTTAGTTCgactttaaactttaaaaacaGATAATGTGAATTATGAGGCTGTTGTTGGTAGGGCTGAGCACTGATCCTTTCGGAGTTGGAGGGCCCatcctccgactctgactccgactatATTGGAGGTCGAATTCGacctccgacttcgactccaaACTGTGCTgaatccgctccgactccgactccgactccgactccgacttgtcggagcggagtcggatttttggacttttttttttgtcttttctaacttcatatttgacccactttttaaaaataaaaaataaaaaattgtgggctttcaaatttcaattttctcaaaattacaatctaaacttattaaacttttgattataacaaaaaatacaactaaataaaacaagtaatatatattaatactatatattatactaatagtgatattaatactatatatagttatagtgattagtataactatattagtattagttctagtgatttagtataactatataaatttaatataggttattaatataagttatagtgatttagtataggtatcatactataagttataactatagt
Above is a genomic segment from Juglans microcarpa x Juglans regia isolate MS1-56 chromosome 1D, Jm3101_v1.0, whole genome shotgun sequence containing:
- the LOC121260995 gene encoding Golgi SNAP receptor complex member 1-1 isoform X1 produces the protein MMDVPSSWDALRKQARKLEAQLDEQMNSYRKAVSTKVPAKNDTSENDLESGIDRLLKQLQQVNSQMQAWVSSGGTEMVSHTLTRHQEILQDLTQEFYRLRSSLRAKKEHASLLEDFREFDRTRLDLEEGVGSGEQALLKEHASISRNTGQVDTVISQAQATLGALVIQRSTFGGINSKLSNVSSRLPTVNSILSSIKRKKSMDTIILSLVASVCTFLIFIYWLSK
- the LOC121260995 gene encoding Golgi SNAP receptor complex member 1-1 isoform X2 gives rise to the protein MMDVPSSWDALRKQARKLEAQLDEQMNSYRKAVSTKVPAKNDTSENDLESGIDRLLKQLQQVNSQMQAWVSSGGTEMVSHTLTRHQEILQDLTQEFYRLRSSLRAKKEHASLLEDFREFDRTRLDLEEGVGSGEQALLKEHASISRNTGQVDTVISQAQATLGALVIQRSTFGGINSKLSNVSSRLPTVGGFCCPHRYLLS